A single genomic interval of Saccharothrix saharensis harbors:
- a CDS encoding heparan-alpha-glucosaminide N-acetyltransferase domain-containing protein: protein MDLARALAVFGMYVVHLGPSTSNASGIGAWVRHLAEGRSSALFATLAGFSLMLIAGRLEPKTGVAGRQAKARIAIRAVILLVLGTVMITFYGDVVILASYGLFFLLALPLVRLGATTLAIIAAAIAVVGPVLAFGLKSLVTEPVKAAIKAYDPLAQLGGAGLLDLLLTGFYPAMPWMAFIIAGMALGRLDVSSGAVRRRLAVFGPALALFAHGASWLLAQLIGSVREASEMQGARGPGSSGMSKGLKGPGAMGDPSAAGDMMPPDTTGSAWSLLTSGPHSGMPFDIIGCVGVAITVIVLATTAIDRLPLLQRLAAPVIAVGTMSLTAYVGHFVLSSQMSGTFGASGAGVTAGPESQASWTPVLVFILGAMAFAWTWSRFFRKGPLEHLLDLATKPAKHIR from the coding sequence GTGGACCTGGCCCGCGCGCTGGCCGTGTTCGGCATGTACGTCGTACACCTCGGCCCCTCGACGAGCAACGCGAGCGGCATCGGCGCCTGGGTGCGGCACCTGGCGGAGGGGCGTTCGTCCGCCCTGTTCGCCACGCTCGCCGGGTTCTCGCTGATGCTGATCGCCGGCCGCCTGGAGCCGAAGACCGGTGTGGCCGGACGGCAGGCGAAGGCCCGGATCGCGATCCGGGCCGTGATCCTGCTCGTCCTGGGCACCGTGATGATCACGTTCTACGGGGATGTGGTGATCCTCGCCTCGTACGGGCTCTTCTTCCTGCTGGCCCTGCCACTGGTGCGACTGGGCGCCACGACGCTCGCGATCATCGCGGCCGCGATCGCCGTCGTCGGGCCGGTGCTGGCCTTCGGCCTCAAGTCCCTGGTCACCGAGCCGGTCAAGGCTGCCATCAAGGCCTACGACCCACTCGCTCAACTCGGCGGCGCGGGACTGCTGGACCTCCTGCTCACGGGCTTCTACCCCGCGATGCCCTGGATGGCGTTCATCATCGCCGGCATGGCTCTGGGCCGGCTGGACGTGTCCTCCGGCGCCGTGCGGCGGCGGCTGGCCGTGTTCGGTCCCGCCCTCGCCCTGTTCGCCCACGGTGCCTCCTGGCTGCTCGCCCAGCTGATCGGCAGCGTCCGGGAAGCCTCGGAGATGCAGGGCGCAAGGGGCCCCGGCAGCTCGGGTATGAGCAAGGGGCTGAAGGGCCCCGGCGCCATGGGCGACCCCAGCGCCGCCGGTGACATGATGCCGCCCGACACCACCGGATCGGCCTGGTCGTTGCTGACCTCGGGACCGCACAGCGGCATGCCGTTCGACATCATCGGCTGTGTCGGAGTCGCGATCACCGTCATCGTGCTCGCGACGACGGCGATCGACCGCCTGCCGCTGCTGCAGCGCCTGGCCGCACCGGTCATCGCCGTGGGCACGATGTCCCTGACCGCCTACGTCGGCCACTTCGTGCTGTCATCGCAGATGTCCGGGACCTTCGGTGCATCCGGGGCCGGCGTGACCGCCGGGCCCGAGTCCCAGGCGTCCTGGACGCCGGTGCTCGTGTTCATCCTCGGCGCCATGGCGTTCGCCTGGACCTGGTCTCGCTTCTTCCGCAAGGGACCGCTCGAGCACCTGCTCGACCTCGCGACCAAGCCGGCGAAGCACATCCGCTGA
- a CDS encoding response regulator yields the protein MIRVVVVDDEELVRTGFRLILQAAGDIEVVATPTGAQAVREISLLKPDLVLLDIRMPDVDGLTILRQLQGLTPPPVVAMLTTFDSDEYIAMALRSGAAGFILKDTGPEQLAQMVRTLVSGGVVLSPKVTRTVVDGYLGSGAGSQASEQVGRLTERERVVLVLIAEGLSNTDIGARIHVSVGTVKDHVSAILTKLRVGSRVQAALVAQRAGLLDAGGDSR from the coding sequence ATGATCCGGGTGGTCGTCGTGGACGACGAAGAGCTCGTGCGCACCGGCTTCCGCCTCATCCTCCAGGCGGCCGGGGACATAGAGGTCGTCGCGACGCCCACCGGTGCGCAGGCGGTGCGCGAGATCAGCCTGCTCAAGCCCGACCTCGTGCTGCTGGACATCCGGATGCCGGACGTGGATGGCCTGACCATCCTGCGTCAGCTGCAAGGTCTCACGCCGCCGCCGGTCGTCGCGATGCTGACGACGTTCGACTCCGACGAGTACATCGCCATGGCGCTGCGGTCGGGCGCAGCCGGGTTCATCCTCAAGGACACCGGACCCGAACAGCTCGCCCAGATGGTGCGCACGCTGGTCAGCGGCGGGGTGGTGCTCTCCCCCAAGGTCACCCGCACGGTCGTGGACGGCTATCTCGGTTCCGGCGCGGGCTCGCAGGCCTCCGAGCAGGTCGGCCGGCTGACCGAACGCGAACGCGTGGTGCTCGTGCTCATCGCCGAGGGACTGTCGAACACCGACATCGGCGCTCGGATCCACGTCAGTGTCGGCACGGTGAAGGACCATGTCAGCGCCATCCTCACCAAGCTGCGCGTCGGCAGCAGGGTGCAGGCCGCTCTCGTGGCGCAACGCGCCGGGCTGCTCGACGCGGGCGGGGATTCCCGGTGA
- a CDS encoding sensor histidine kinase has product MSSRPLVRVAVLALAVAEGVLTLISEEDPYGAVPIAIAVLALVVLERRPVPAFLATLPAVLYPGAIVPAIIALYVVSSRYRDWWIIAGCGLLAAAGFVFPTTEFAPSIWDSYTLLGVIYFTMTALAPILLGQFLRSRRELALRLEEVKEAREHERRLDAEAVLAKERNQLAREMHDVVSHQVSLIAVQATALQVSTADPDARQAAGNLRQLSVNTLDELRHMVNLLRASGTPSTELTPQPTLTDLERLIAGSAIDARLVGDVPDGLEPPVQRAIYRTIQEALTNVRKHAPGASATIEISHDDTDLTVTVTNTRPTRPTLALPSARHGLVGLQERAALLGGKLHTGPLPDGGFQLRLRLPVTAIGMARG; this is encoded by the coding sequence GTGAGCTCCCGCCCGCTGGTCCGCGTCGCCGTACTGGCGCTCGCGGTGGCCGAGGGCGTGCTGACGTTGATCAGCGAGGAGGACCCGTACGGTGCGGTCCCGATCGCGATCGCGGTGCTTGCCTTGGTGGTGCTCGAGCGCCGGCCCGTGCCGGCGTTCCTGGCGACGTTGCCCGCGGTGTTGTACCCCGGCGCGATCGTCCCGGCGATCATCGCTCTCTACGTGGTCTCCAGCCGCTACCGCGACTGGTGGATCATCGCCGGCTGCGGGCTGCTGGCCGCGGCCGGCTTCGTTTTCCCGACGACGGAGTTCGCTCCATCGATCTGGGACTCCTACACGTTGCTCGGCGTCATCTACTTCACGATGACCGCGCTCGCTCCGATCCTGCTCGGCCAGTTCCTGCGCTCCCGGCGCGAGCTGGCGCTGCGGCTGGAGGAGGTGAAGGAGGCCAGGGAGCACGAGCGCCGGCTCGACGCCGAGGCGGTCCTGGCCAAGGAACGCAACCAGCTCGCCCGCGAGATGCACGACGTCGTCTCCCACCAGGTGAGCCTCATCGCCGTGCAGGCGACAGCGCTCCAGGTCAGCACCGCAGACCCCGACGCCAGGCAGGCTGCCGGGAACCTGCGGCAGCTGTCGGTGAACACGCTCGACGAACTCCGGCACATGGTCAACCTGCTGCGCGCCTCCGGCACACCCTCGACCGAGCTCACCCCGCAACCCACGCTGACCGACCTCGAACGCCTCATCGCAGGCAGCGCGATCGACGCCAGGCTGGTCGGCGACGTGCCCGACGGACTCGAACCACCCGTGCAACGGGCCATCTACCGCACCATCCAGGAAGCGCTCACCAACGTGCGCAAGCACGCCCCCGGGGCAAGCGCCACCATCGAGATCAGCCACGACGACACCGACCTCACCGTCACCGTCACCAACACCCGGCCCACCCGGCCCACCCTCGCCCTGCCCAGCGCCCGGCACGGACTCGTCGGACTGCAGGAACGAGCCGCGCTCCTCGGCGGGAAGCTCCACACCGGTCCCCTGCCCGACGGCGGCTTCCAGCTACGACTGCGGCTGCCGGTCACGGCCATCGGCATGGCGCGCGGCTGA
- a CDS encoding ABC transporter ATP-binding protein yields MCGSTDNRGAGPRRRFACPDRIPGHEQRRRSCSTVRTPIDRATWRTLLGYARPQRPTILFGGALVLLGGLAAAAQPLAAKALVDRLGSGAGITGLLVLLVGLALAGAMVAMVGDYLLERAAESVVLVARKRLVRRLLSLRVPAVQRTEPGDLLSRFTSDTTLLREVCTHALVALVTGSVTTVVMVVMMGVMDLVLLGITLAVLLVVGLLALAGMPMIEKASHAAQSAVGETGARLERVLGAFRTVKAAGAETREIAAIERGAENGWRAGVRSARWESLVHGSNSLAVQASFLAVLAMGGARVATGAISLSTLVAFLLFLFYLHEPIGQLLHAGSRLQIGLAAVRRLSDVDQMQTEPLGDGGNEVSDEGGTRLSFADVRFRYAPDRPEVLRGVSVDIPASGMTAFVGPSGAGKSTLFALVERFHEPDSGRIQLDGRDLADWDLAALRARIGYVEQDAPLLSGSLRENLVYGRPDATDEEIRDVVAQTRLDSLVERLPDGLDTPVGHRGTFLSGGERQRVALARALLSRPRLMLLDEITSQLDAANEMAIRDVVTTAAKTMTVLVVAHRLSTVMQADRIVVLDDGTVRATGTHDELVLNDPLYAEFAATQLLTGEHVR; encoded by the coding sequence GTGTGCGGTTCGACTGACAATCGTGGAGCCGGTCCGCGGCGGCGTTTCGCCTGCCCGGATCGCATTCCCGGTCACGAACAGAGAAGACGGAGTTGTTCTACCGTGCGCACCCCGATCGACCGCGCGACCTGGCGAACGCTTCTGGGGTACGCCAGACCGCAGCGACCCACCATCCTCTTCGGAGGCGCGCTCGTCCTGCTCGGCGGGCTTGCCGCCGCCGCGCAGCCCCTGGCGGCCAAGGCGCTGGTGGACCGGCTGGGCTCGGGTGCCGGGATCACCGGTCTGCTGGTGTTGCTGGTCGGTCTGGCACTGGCGGGTGCCATGGTCGCCATGGTCGGCGACTACCTGCTGGAACGCGCCGCCGAGTCGGTCGTGCTCGTCGCCAGGAAACGGCTGGTCCGGCGACTGCTCTCGCTGCGCGTGCCCGCGGTGCAACGCACCGAGCCAGGAGACCTGCTGTCCCGCTTCACCAGCGACACGACCTTGCTGCGCGAGGTGTGCACCCACGCTCTCGTCGCACTGGTCACCGGCTCGGTGACGACCGTGGTGATGGTAGTGATGATGGGCGTGATGGACCTGGTCCTGCTGGGCATCACCCTGGCCGTGCTGCTGGTGGTGGGCCTGCTCGCCCTGGCCGGCATGCCGATGATCGAGAAGGCGTCCCACGCCGCTCAAAGCGCTGTCGGTGAGACCGGAGCGCGGCTGGAGCGCGTGCTCGGCGCCTTCCGCACCGTGAAGGCAGCGGGCGCCGAGACGAGGGAGATCGCCGCGATCGAGCGCGGTGCGGAGAACGGGTGGCGTGCCGGTGTCCGTTCAGCGCGGTGGGAATCGCTGGTGCACGGCTCCAACAGCCTCGCGGTCCAGGCGTCGTTCCTCGCCGTGCTCGCCATGGGCGGTGCGCGGGTCGCGACCGGCGCGATCTCACTGTCCACTCTGGTCGCCTTCCTCCTGTTCCTGTTCTACCTGCACGAGCCGATCGGGCAGTTGCTGCACGCCGGCAGCAGGCTGCAGATCGGGCTCGCCGCGGTGCGCAGGCTCAGCGACGTCGACCAGATGCAGACCGAACCGCTCGGCGACGGCGGCAACGAGGTCTCGGACGAGGGCGGAACTCGCCTGAGCTTCGCCGACGTCCGGTTCCGCTACGCCCCGGACCGGCCTGAGGTCCTGCGCGGCGTGAGCGTCGACATCCCCGCGTCGGGCATGACCGCCTTCGTCGGCCCGTCCGGTGCGGGCAAGTCCACCCTGTTCGCACTGGTCGAGCGGTTCCACGAGCCGGATTCCGGCCGCATCCAGCTGGACGGCCGGGATCTGGCGGACTGGGACCTGGCAGCCCTGCGAGCGCGCATCGGGTACGTCGAACAGGACGCGCCCCTGCTCTCGGGATCGTTGCGCGAGAACCTCGTCTACGGCCGCCCGGACGCGACTGACGAGGAGATCCGCGACGTGGTGGCGCAGACCCGGCTGGACTCGCTCGTCGAGCGGCTGCCCGACGGATTGGACACCCCGGTCGGGCACCGCGGCACCTTCCTGTCCGGTGGTGAGCGGCAACGTGTCGCGCTCGCCCGTGCCCTGCTCAGCCGTCCGCGGTTGATGCTGCTCGACGAGATCACGTCACAGTTGGACGCCGCGAACGAGATGGCGATCAGGGACGTGGTCACGACCGCGGCGAAGACGATGACGGTGCTGGTGGTGGCGCACCGGCTGTCGACGGTGATGCAAGCGGACCGGATCGTGGTGCTGGACGACGGAACCGTGCGGGCCACCGGCACTCACGACGAGCTCGTCCTGAACGATCCCTTGTACGCCGAGTTCGCCGCCACTCAGCTGCTCACCGGCGAACACGTCCGATGA
- a CDS encoding cation:proton antiporter — MTPAAWGMAEHCGRDTTLRGRRLVHNGLWGEYSPSPSRRLTKHDHMNSLLLMIAIAIAVRSFAASRLDRWNLGAPVVIVAAGVVIGLVNEQSITIALNTQAMLYVAEIVLAVLLFVDATEVRGGRLWGSSPGLAARVLLIAMPLSLVAAMLLGWWLFPSLPWPVLLLLAGVVVPIDFAPAERVVRDRGLSSRVRTVLNVESGYNDGIISPLFLFALILAGDHTQERTPLSALATVLPFALKALIAGLVLGTALALLLTAAHRAGWLTEQSGRIVVLLVPLLTYTATVAIDGNGFVASFVCGIVFRYVHRRAKAHRIRHSPQGRNLLRGGKLHDDFRLLEDFTTLLTMTLWFVVGITAVVAFSDGLPWQVALFSIAALTVVRVLPVALSLAGSELSQRERLQVGVLGPRGTTSIVFGLLAFNRLPEGPSADTILLVTVTVVFGSVVLHGIGAGPTVKWLAPAKPARR, encoded by the coding sequence GTGACACCCGCCGCCTGGGGGATGGCGGAACACTGTGGACGCGACACGACACTCCGCGGCCGGCGGCTTGTCCACAATGGCCTCTGGGGAGAGTACTCTCCCTCTCCGTCACGCCGCCTCACGAAGCACGATCACATGAACTCGCTGCTCCTCATGATCGCGATCGCCATCGCGGTCCGCTCCTTCGCCGCGTCCCGGCTCGACCGGTGGAACCTCGGCGCACCGGTCGTCATCGTCGCGGCGGGCGTCGTCATCGGCCTGGTCAACGAACAGTCGATCACGATCGCGCTGAACACCCAGGCGATGTTGTACGTGGCCGAGATCGTGCTCGCCGTGCTGCTGTTCGTGGACGCCACCGAGGTGCGCGGCGGACGGCTGTGGGGCAGCTCGCCGGGGCTTGCGGCCAGGGTGCTGCTCATCGCGATGCCTCTCAGCCTCGTCGCGGCGATGCTGCTCGGCTGGTGGTTGTTCCCCAGCCTGCCCTGGCCGGTGCTCCTGCTGCTCGCCGGCGTGGTCGTGCCCATCGACTTCGCCCCAGCCGAACGGGTCGTGCGCGACCGCGGCCTGTCGTCACGGGTGCGCACCGTGCTCAACGTCGAGAGCGGTTACAACGACGGCATCATCTCGCCCCTCTTCCTGTTCGCGTTGATCCTGGCGGGCGACCACACCCAGGAACGCACACCGCTCTCCGCGCTGGCCACCGTGCTGCCGTTCGCGCTCAAGGCCCTCATCGCCGGTCTGGTGCTCGGTACGGCACTCGCACTGCTGCTGACCGCCGCACACCGCGCGGGATGGCTCACCGAACAATCCGGACGCATCGTCGTGCTGCTGGTGCCGCTGCTGACCTACACGGCCACGGTCGCCATCGACGGCAACGGGTTCGTGGCGTCCTTCGTCTGCGGCATCGTGTTCCGCTACGTCCACCGGCGAGCCAAGGCACACCGGATCCGCCACTCCCCGCAGGGGCGGAACCTGCTGCGGGGCGGAAAGCTGCACGACGACTTCCGGCTGCTGGAGGACTTCACCACCCTGCTGACCATGACGCTGTGGTTCGTCGTCGGCATCACCGCCGTGGTGGCGTTCTCGGACGGGCTGCCGTGGCAGGTCGCGCTCTTCAGCATCGCGGCGCTCACCGTCGTCCGGGTGCTTCCCGTGGCCCTCTCCCTCGCCGGATCGGAGCTTTCCCAGCGGGAACGTCTGCAGGTCGGGGTGCTCGGGCCACGCGGCACAACGTCGATCGTCTTCGGCCTGCTCGCCTTCAACCGGCTCCCCGAAGGACCCTCCGCCGACACCATCCTGCTCGTCACCGTCACCGTGGTCTTCGGCAGCGTGGTGCTGCACGGCATCGGCGCCGGCCCCACCGTCAAATGGCTGGCACCCGCGAAACCGGCTCGTCGCTGA
- a CDS encoding oxygenase MpaB family protein, whose translation MVDAAAFEALKFQGDPLADAVVADLVATGRVGVVNEVLAHFRANDQPIPELLPDSVREFLVATDDPPAWVDQDRVARAYEFFVDDGVHVASVLTFGAMVNCYAHARASRVLTLTHGLNQPHRRLSETSQFVMDMMGRDAFGSGGSFVPTIQKTRLIHAAVRHFLISSGKWDVAVDGVPVCQQDMVGALFIFSVQVIEGMRRMGISVTEQEAEDYYYVWRAAGAMLGIPADAVPESIQDARELSAAMVESVYGPSSEGVALTRHLLDLYEKLFPGKLFDGIVAAMIRQVVNPEVADWMEVPKSRGWNGVVRAGTRLVRALERAEDNSTLATTILDRAGTILLGGSVRNLTNGQSTTLTIPSDLRERWEAEGRSPASTTAEPTATQR comes from the coding sequence GTGGTCGATGCAGCCGCTTTCGAGGCACTGAAGTTCCAGGGCGACCCGCTCGCCGACGCGGTCGTGGCAGACCTGGTCGCCACCGGCCGGGTCGGCGTGGTCAACGAGGTGCTGGCGCACTTCCGCGCCAACGACCAGCCCATCCCCGAGCTGCTGCCCGACTCGGTGCGGGAGTTCCTGGTCGCGACCGACGACCCACCGGCGTGGGTGGACCAGGACCGGGTGGCGCGGGCCTACGAGTTCTTCGTCGACGACGGCGTGCACGTCGCCTCCGTGCTGACGTTCGGCGCGATGGTCAACTGCTACGCCCACGCCCGCGCGTCCCGGGTGCTCACCTTGACCCACGGGTTGAACCAGCCTCACCGACGGCTGTCGGAGACCTCGCAGTTCGTCATGGACATGATGGGCCGTGACGCGTTCGGCTCGGGCGGGTCGTTCGTGCCCACCATCCAGAAGACGCGCCTCATCCACGCCGCCGTGCGCCACTTCCTCATCTCGTCGGGCAAGTGGGACGTCGCGGTGGACGGCGTGCCGGTGTGCCAGCAGGACATGGTGGGAGCCCTTTTCATCTTCTCCGTCCAGGTGATCGAGGGCATGCGCCGCATGGGCATCTCGGTCACCGAACAGGAGGCGGAGGACTACTACTACGTGTGGCGCGCCGCGGGCGCCATGCTCGGAATCCCCGCCGATGCCGTCCCGGAGTCCATCCAGGACGCTCGCGAGCTCAGCGCCGCGATGGTCGAGTCCGTCTACGGGCCGTCGTCCGAGGGCGTGGCGCTCACCCGGCACCTGCTCGACCTCTACGAGAAGCTCTTCCCCGGCAAGCTCTTCGACGGCATCGTCGCCGCCATGATCCGCCAGGTCGTCAACCCCGAGGTCGCCGACTGGATGGAGGTGCCGAAGTCCCGCGGCTGGAACGGCGTCGTGCGCGCCGGCACCCGCCTGGTCCGGGCACTGGAACGCGCCGAGGACAACAGCACCCTGGCCACCACCATCCTCGACCGCGCCGGCACCATCCTGCTCGGCGGCAGCGTCCGCAACCTCACCAACGGCCAGTCCACCACCCTCACCATCCCCAGCGACCTGCGTGAGCGGTGGGAAGCCGAAGGCCGGTCCCCCGCCTCCACCACGGCGGAACCGACCGCCACACAACGCTGA
- a CDS encoding Leg1-related protein (Bacterial members of this family occur in the Actinobacteria, and are related to Leg1 (liver-enriched gene 1) of zebrafish.), producing MAHPDELTALDLHSVWTTADDLREAFDPFSFEQRMAAYRLMIENTNATTRFGADNRHNPLWGLMFQHQWQFRTGRLGATTLRDGRIDPDSPWGYGNYTLNVIPWLAAVDAGVAPHLRIADPPTRSRFRYVVGGVVPEELVAAVADWRAYFALLGASGPADLEPARLALWKAHKTCLDVVVGVLGAVDTTPWPELEVTFLRGWCRMVDYLWAAAWPTDFAFMTAHGLDVLPETLLATPGDLDALPAKARGNVVNVLRLATTPKWRYDLNLLLWRRIMRTREARDQVLPLLDAVFNPRPDNTAERRKLLRYLLRP from the coding sequence ATGGCACACCCGGACGAGTTGACCGCCCTCGACCTGCACTCGGTCTGGACGACGGCGGATGACCTGCGGGAGGCGTTCGACCCGTTCTCCTTCGAGCAGCGGATGGCCGCCTACCGGCTGATGATCGAGAACACCAACGCGACGACCAGGTTCGGCGCCGACAACCGGCACAACCCGTTGTGGGGGTTGATGTTCCAACACCAGTGGCAGTTCCGCACCGGCCGGCTCGGCGCCACCACCCTGCGGGACGGGCGGATCGACCCGGACTCGCCCTGGGGTTACGGCAACTACACGCTCAACGTCATCCCGTGGCTGGCGGCAGTGGACGCCGGGGTGGCGCCGCACCTGCGCATCGCCGACCCGCCGACCCGTTCCCGGTTCCGGTACGTGGTCGGCGGCGTCGTGCCGGAGGAACTCGTCGCGGCCGTGGCCGACTGGCGCGCCTACTTCGCCCTGCTGGGCGCGAGCGGGCCGGCGGACCTGGAACCGGCGCGCCTGGCGCTGTGGAAGGCGCACAAGACGTGCCTGGACGTGGTGGTCGGCGTGCTCGGCGCGGTCGACACCACCCCCTGGCCCGAGCTGGAGGTCACGTTCCTGCGCGGCTGGTGCCGGATGGTCGACTACCTGTGGGCGGCGGCCTGGCCCACCGACTTCGCCTTCATGACCGCCCACGGCCTCGACGTGCTGCCCGAAACGCTGCTCGCCACGCCCGGGGACCTGGACGCGCTGCCGGCCAAGGCCCGCGGCAACGTCGTCAACGTCCTGCGCCTCGCGACCACCCCGAAGTGGCGCTACGACCTCAACCTGCTGCTGTGGAGGCGGATCATGCGCACCCGCGAAGCCCGCGACCAGGTGCTACCCCTGCTCGACGCGGTCTTCAACCCACGGCCGGACAACACCGCCGAGCGCCGCAAGCTGCTCCGCTACCTCCTGCGCCCCTGA